From Arthrobacter sp. FW306-2-2C-D06B, a single genomic window includes:
- a CDS encoding succinylglutamate desuccinylase/aspartoacylase family protein encodes MSVFEVGSLHVPAGELRHGRLTATTSASGQIVSVPVSIMHGAEPGPVLLVTGATHGTEITGTRTLLKLIARIDPARLRGTLISVPVTNPLAFDRATYASPEDGIHLGMPCYWPSDPAGSPTLRIGAQVRSLFDVATHYIDLHNNAEPAVPMSMEFAAQCSSPEVRQVQRAMAEAFGVTPVLMTDPEDGTAEKVGSVDGQPAAAASAHGIPGLMVELLDEHGHQGYEAGVRGVLNIMSKLGMLEEPVAPQLVERLHGSFTYHGVLTSRESGVLFPVCDPGTVMEQGSVVAHIVGMDGSMLEEVKMPVTGFVWAFLTTAPGGGSFAVPEGHAVGFVAAADV; translated from the coding sequence ATGAGCGTATTCGAGGTCGGGTCCCTCCACGTACCCGCAGGGGAACTGCGACACGGTCGCCTGACCGCCACCACATCCGCCTCCGGACAAATAGTCAGTGTGCCGGTGAGCATCATGCACGGGGCGGAGCCTGGTCCTGTCCTTCTTGTCACTGGAGCCACGCATGGCACTGAAATCACGGGAACACGAACACTTCTCAAGCTCATCGCGCGCATTGACCCGGCGAGGCTGCGAGGAACATTGATCTCAGTTCCGGTGACCAATCCCCTTGCTTTCGACCGTGCGACCTACGCCTCTCCCGAGGACGGCATCCACCTGGGAATGCCGTGCTACTGGCCCAGCGACCCAGCCGGATCACCAACGCTGCGGATAGGGGCGCAAGTCCGGAGTCTCTTCGATGTCGCGACTCACTACATCGACTTGCACAACAACGCGGAGCCGGCGGTGCCCATGTCGATGGAGTTCGCGGCGCAGTGCTCCTCACCCGAGGTCCGCCAAGTCCAGCGCGCAATGGCGGAAGCTTTCGGAGTCACCCCGGTGCTGATGACCGACCCAGAGGACGGCACCGCGGAGAAGGTGGGGTCCGTGGACGGCCAACCCGCTGCTGCCGCGTCAGCACATGGTATTCCGGGGCTGATGGTCGAGTTGCTCGACGAGCATGGACACCAAGGATACGAAGCGGGTGTCCGAGGTGTCCTCAACATCATGTCCAAGCTAGGAATGTTGGAGGAACCAGTTGCACCCCAGTTGGTGGAAAGGCTCCACGGAAGTTTCACCTACCATGGGGTACTCACCTCCCGCGAGTCAGGTGTTCTATTCCCGGTTTGCGATCCAGGAACAGTTATGGAGCAAGGCAGCGTTGTTGCGCACATCGTGGGCATGGATGGGTCGATGTTGGAAGAGGTCAAGATGCCCGTCACGGGATTCGTGTGGGCTTTCCTGACGACGGCGCCAGGGGGCGGGTCCTTTGCCGTGCCCGAAGGCCATGCCGTCGGATTCGTTGCGGCGGCCGACGTATGA
- a CDS encoding sugar ABC transporter ATP-binding protein, producing MNSTNREPLLRAEHLTKSYGARPVLKEAYLNIVSGEIHALLGENGSGKSTLIKLLAGQISPDGGYTADNAPCVTVSGRSEGLPIDPKTAERLKLGFVHQDLGLVLSSTVIETLGLGRYRTQWGRISWRAQRSYTEETLRRYGLGLSPDAVVGRLSAVERAMLSIIRGIESISGEERGVLVLDEPTAYLPADAVHQLFEVLRRIKATGSSVLFVTHRLDEVKDVCDRATILRSGEVVATMDVASATTDDLITAILGTKLTDLYPSEHTTVTEPVLRATNLSGAETRDVSFVASRGEIVGLTGLVGDGFEEIIGLCFGASHGEGKVEVKGTEVEQKWLRPRRAMSMGMAYIPADRATSSGLMAASAAENLTMATMRRYWRSGRMAYSEEHKDAIEAMRRVGLRPLAPDLPLSSFSGGNQQKLILAKWLLTRPHVLFLHEPTNGVDVGAKKTLFDLINRAAQDGCCVVIASSEYEDLAHLCHRVIVIKNGAVSGELTGDQLTTDAITHRCLASTATPATS from the coding sequence ATGAACTCAACGAACCGGGAGCCCCTGCTTCGGGCCGAGCACCTCACTAAGTCCTACGGGGCCCGTCCCGTCCTCAAGGAGGCATACCTCAACATCGTGTCCGGTGAGATCCATGCCCTCCTGGGCGAGAATGGCTCAGGCAAGTCCACACTGATCAAACTCCTCGCCGGCCAGATCTCCCCGGATGGGGGCTACACGGCAGACAATGCTCCCTGCGTCACGGTGTCCGGCCGGTCGGAGGGCCTCCCGATCGACCCCAAGACGGCAGAACGCCTGAAGCTTGGATTCGTGCACCAGGATCTCGGCCTGGTCCTTTCATCCACCGTCATTGAGACGCTCGGGTTAGGCCGTTACCGAACACAGTGGGGAAGGATCAGCTGGCGCGCCCAACGGTCCTATACCGAGGAGACCCTCCGACGGTATGGACTCGGGCTCTCGCCCGACGCGGTGGTCGGACGCCTGTCCGCAGTAGAGCGGGCCATGCTGTCGATCATCAGGGGCATCGAGTCCATAAGCGGCGAAGAAAGGGGTGTGCTCGTCCTGGACGAACCCACAGCCTACCTCCCGGCGGACGCGGTGCACCAGCTATTCGAGGTCCTCCGCAGGATCAAGGCCACGGGTAGCTCGGTGTTGTTTGTGACCCACCGACTCGACGAAGTAAAGGACGTTTGCGATCGGGCAACCATCCTGAGGTCAGGAGAAGTCGTGGCAACGATGGACGTCGCGTCAGCGACTACCGACGACCTCATAACGGCCATCCTTGGGACGAAGCTCACCGACCTCTATCCGTCCGAACATACGACCGTGACTGAGCCCGTCCTACGGGCTACAAATCTCAGCGGAGCAGAAACGCGTGATGTCTCATTCGTGGCGTCCCGCGGAGAGATCGTCGGACTGACGGGCCTCGTGGGAGATGGTTTCGAGGAGATCATCGGTCTGTGCTTCGGTGCCAGCCACGGAGAAGGGAAAGTCGAAGTCAAAGGCACGGAAGTCGAGCAGAAGTGGCTTCGACCGCGCCGTGCCATGAGCATGGGGATGGCGTATATCCCCGCAGATCGGGCGACCTCCAGCGGTCTCATGGCGGCTTCGGCGGCCGAGAACCTCACGATGGCCACCATGAGGCGTTACTGGCGCTCGGGTCGCATGGCCTACTCAGAGGAGCACAAGGATGCAATCGAGGCGATGCGCCGTGTTGGGTTGCGGCCGCTGGCGCCCGATCTGCCCCTGAGTTCGTTCAGCGGCGGCAACCAGCAGAAACTCATCCTTGCCAAGTGGCTGCTCACCCGTCCCCACGTTCTCTTCCTCCACGAACCGACCAACGGCGTGGACGTGGGAGCAAAGAAGACTCTCTTTGACCTGATCAACCGCGCAGCCCAAGATGGCTGCTGCGTCGTGATCGCGAGCAGTGAATACGAGGATCTCGCCCATCTTTGTCATCGAGTCATCGTCATCAAGAACGGGGCCGTCTCCGGAGAGCTGACCGGGGATCAGCTAACCACCGATGCCATCACCCACCGCTGCCTCGCCTCCACCGCGACGCCTGCCACATCGTGA